One region of Chryseobacterium muglaense genomic DNA includes:
- a CDS encoding RagB/SusD family nutrient uptake outer membrane protein: MKINFLKTAILAVAVSTVVVSCSDDFVDTKFYQDVEQAPLTSLNEVESFERGMYTSMRATAYYGRDYGIFAEVRSDEMYSNGYAGYYNTVYNYTMTSADAYSRDTYRQIYTAVAKANILINTDVNGIKGTESQRDAVRFHIGQAHALRALFFFDLLKLYGQKYTGGTLGIVTPLKYDPKAMQARGTIAENEAQIEADFVKGLQMMEAYPQGAGPLNLSTNAVKALMSRFYLYKKDYAKVRTLVADIANSYQVMPAASYAGSWSSPTQNNSVFELAVGVPGSNGTDSWGYILNYDGYGNVVMEESLYNSYAANDVRKSIIEEIDAEYYIYKYPNLEGTDNIKIVRIEEVLLNGVEAELNGGSATTALNYYNRIITNRGLTAASAVDMTTLKLERAKELVGEGFRLWDLLRWGDAVPRPAGASTNNQLTAFPIPRIETDVAGTLVTANPGYDN, encoded by the coding sequence ATGAAAATAAATTTTTTAAAAACAGCTATTTTAGCAGTTGCTGTATCAACAGTAGTTGTTTCATGTAGTGATGATTTTGTTGATACAAAATTTTATCAAGATGTTGAGCAAGCTCCATTAACGAGCTTAAACGAAGTGGAGTCTTTTGAAAGAGGTATGTATACTTCTATGAGAGCTACTGCTTATTATGGTAGGGATTACGGAATATTTGCAGAAGTAAGATCAGATGAAATGTACAGTAATGGGTATGCAGGTTATTATAACACTGTGTATAATTATACAATGACTTCTGCTGATGCATATTCAAGAGATACTTACAGACAGATTTATACTGCTGTAGCAAAAGCAAATATTCTTATTAATACCGATGTTAATGGTATTAAAGGAACAGAGTCTCAACGTGATGCTGTAAGATTTCATATTGGTCAGGCACATGCTTTAAGAGCGTTGTTCTTTTTTGATTTGTTAAAATTATACGGGCAAAAGTATACAGGAGGAACTCTTGGTATTGTGACTCCTTTAAAGTATGACCCTAAAGCAATGCAAGCAAGAGGAACTATTGCTGAAAATGAAGCGCAGATTGAAGCTGACTTCGTTAAAGGTTTACAAATGATGGAAGCTTATCCACAAGGTGCAGGCCCTTTAAATTTAAGTACAAATGCTGTTAAAGCATTAATGAGTAGATTTTATTTGTATAAAAAAGACTATGCTAAAGTAAGAACTCTTGTAGCTGACATTGCAAATTCATATCAGGTAATGCCTGCAGCATCTTATGCAGGATCATGGAGTTCTCCAACGCAAAACAATAGTGTTTTTGAATTGGCAGTTGGTGTGCCGGGATCTAATGGTACAGATTCTTGGGGATATATTCTTAACTATGATGGATATGGTAACGTTGTAATGGAAGAATCATTATATAACTCATATGCAGCTAATGACGTAAGAAAAAGTATTATTGAAGAAATTGATGCAGAATATTATATATACAAGTATCCAAATTTAGAAGGTACTGATAATATTAAAATTGTAAGAATTGAAGAAGTATTACTTAACGGAGTAGAAGCTGAACTTAACGGAGGATCTGCAACTACAGCGCTAAATTACTACAATAGAATTATTACAAATAGAGGATTAACTGCTGCATCAGCTGTCGATATGACTACTTTGAAACTAGAAAGAGCTAAGGAATTAGTTGGTGAAGGTTTCAGACTATGGGATCTACTAAGATGGGGAGATGCTGTTCCTAGACCTGCAGGAGCTAGTACTAATAATCAGTTAACTGCTTTTCCAATTCCTAGAATTGAAACGGATGTAGCTGGTACACTTGTTACTGCTAACCCAGGTTATGATAACTAA
- a CDS encoding SusC/RagA family TonB-linked outer membrane protein — translation MNVKLRVLSAGALFFLGQVAYAQTTKSDTTTKETQIEEVVMVGFGQKRAVQEITGSTSTMKAKAIEDIPVASVDKMLQGRVTGVQTGASSGQPGGFAAVRVRGVASINGGVNPIYIVDGVRIASGDLTGNSTTSNILASLNPDDIESLTVLKDAVSTAVYGADAGAGVIVITTKSGKKGKPRFNVSFNHGVSDRAVEGYRGLSADQYKRLVAVSALNRYSSLGTIENAMTQLEGGALGAGVASIYTQGGDTDWRKELSHSGAYVQNADVSVSGGNEQVSYYSSVNYFDQNSIVKNSYFNRLTFTNKLDVKATDKFRFGTNLQFSYSKISTLSNGGGFSNPILGEYFLRPTDPVFNADGSYYWGGNGRMSNGLFNNAALLSLNSQTGKTARIFGNLYAEYDILKNFKYRFVFAPEFINLEEDEYRSPVHGDGTNYNGLAVSGSRRYFNFNVQNILSYNFRLADKHNFDFSAIQEAYKSDFRNITATGSAVGALSLTTLTNFVKMQSMAGGRSENSRYGYALTGHYDFDKLVLLDASYRRDVLSNFTPGQKAGDFWSAGVGFDVARLDFIKNIDAISSLKFRASYGKVGNQISALPYALFQYSTNYNDLAAASYSGFYNPNLKWETIKPFNVGFDFGFFKNRLTVSADYYNKKTEDLVYNIPLSAAQGLPSYVDNIGDLVNKGFEFSVNADIFKGSRDQFNLTIGANLSTLDNKITSLYGGDVNTGLQTIRVGEGVRTWYLRKWAGVDATNGDPLWYKNGVDGETTNNYNNAKQAVQGSFLSKVFGGANINVAYKGIGLDAQFTYGFGGKVYDDWSSYLFSDGQYTANYPGYADQMDYWSIENPNAANPKPIYGGNKRSNQASTRFLYDSDYIRLGNAKLSYTFDRPSLNGSGLNSVQIYVMGTNLWTHTFDDRLKLDPEINLEGTSNLNLPIMRTYSIGVNIGF, via the coding sequence ATGAATGTTAAACTACGTGTATTAAGTGCAGGAGCTTTGTTTTTCTTAGGACAAGTTGCTTACGCACAGACTACAAAAAGCGACACTACAACTAAAGAAACTCAGATTGAAGAGGTTGTTATGGTTGGGTTTGGTCAGAAAAGAGCGGTTCAGGAAATTACTGGATCAACTTCAACAATGAAAGCTAAGGCAATTGAAGATATTCCTGTTGCTTCAGTGGATAAGATGCTTCAAGGTAGAGTAACTGGTGTGCAGACAGGAGCGTCTTCGGGGCAACCAGGAGGGTTTGCTGCTGTTAGAGTGAGAGGAGTTGCATCTATTAATGGAGGAGTAAATCCAATTTATATTGTTGATGGCGTTAGAATTGCGTCTGGAGATTTGACAGGGAACAGTACAACTTCTAATATTCTAGCAAGTTTAAATCCTGATGATATTGAAAGTCTTACCGTTCTGAAAGATGCAGTTTCTACTGCTGTTTATGGAGCGGATGCTGGTGCTGGGGTAATTGTAATTACCACTAAGTCTGGGAAAAAAGGAAAACCAAGATTTAATGTTAGTTTCAATCATGGTGTAAGTGATCGTGCTGTTGAAGGGTATAGAGGACTTTCGGCCGATCAATATAAGAGGTTGGTTGCTGTGAGTGCTTTAAATAGATATTCATCACTAGGAACAATTGAAAATGCTATGACGCAACTTGAAGGAGGTGCTTTAGGTGCAGGAGTTGCTTCAATATACACACAAGGTGGAGATACAGATTGGAGAAAAGAGCTTTCACATTCTGGAGCATATGTTCAGAATGCAGATGTAAGTGTTTCGGGCGGTAATGAGCAAGTTTCATACTATAGTTCTGTTAATTATTTTGATCAAAATAGTATTGTAAAGAATTCTTATTTTAATAGATTAACTTTTACAAATAAATTAGATGTTAAAGCAACGGATAAATTTAGATTTGGAACTAACTTACAGTTTTCTTACAGTAAAATAAGTACATTGTCAAACGGAGGAGGGTTCTCTAATCCTATCTTAGGTGAGTACTTCTTGAGACCTACTGATCCTGTTTTTAATGCTGATGGAAGCTATTATTGGGGAGGAAATGGTAGAATGTCAAATGGTTTGTTTAATAATGCTGCACTTCTCTCTTTAAACTCTCAAACTGGAAAAACAGCAAGAATTTTTGGTAATTTATATGCTGAATATGATATACTTAAAAATTTTAAATATAGATTTGTTTTTGCTCCTGAGTTTATTAATTTAGAAGAAGATGAGTATAGAAGCCCTGTTCATGGAGATGGTACCAACTATAATGGTTTGGCGGTCTCTGGATCTAGAAGATATTTTAATTTTAATGTTCAAAATATTTTAAGCTATAACTTTAGATTAGCTGATAAACATAATTTTGATTTCTCTGCTATTCAAGAAGCTTACAAATCTGATTTTAGAAATATTACAGCTACAGGATCTGCAGTAGGAGCTTTAAGCCTTACAACGTTAACTAATTTTGTGAAAATGCAGTCGATGGCAGGAGGTAGAAGTGAAAATAGCAGATATGGTTATGCGCTTACGGGTCACTATGATTTTGATAAATTAGTATTATTAGATGCTTCATATAGAAGAGATGTTTTGTCTAATTTTACACCAGGTCAAAAAGCTGGAGATTTCTGGTCTGCTGGTGTTGGGTTTGATGTCGCAAGATTAGATTTTATTAAGAATATTGATGCCATTTCTTCATTGAAATTCAGAGCATCTTATGGTAAAGTAGGTAATCAAATTTCAGCATTACCATACGCATTATTTCAATATTCAACAAACTACAATGATTTAGCTGCTGCAAGTTATTCTGGATTCTACAATCCCAACTTAAAATGGGAAACTATCAAGCCTTTTAACGTTGGGTTCGATTTTGGTTTTTTCAAAAACAGATTAACGGTTTCTGCTGATTATTACAATAAGAAAACTGAAGACTTAGTTTATAATATACCACTTTCAGCTGCTCAAGGTTTACCAAGCTATGTAGATAATATTGGTGATTTGGTGAACAAAGGATTTGAATTTTCTGTAAATGCTGATATTTTTAAAGGTTCAAGAGATCAGTTTAATTTAACAATTGGTGCTAATTTAAGTACTTTAGATAATAAAATTACTTCACTATATGGTGGTGATGTAAATACAGGTCTTCAGACGATCAGAGTTGGTGAAGGTGTTAGAACTTGGTACCTAAGAAAGTGGGCTGGTGTAGATGCAACCAATGGTGATCCACTTTGGTATAAAAATGGAGTTGATGGCGAAACTACCAATAATTATAACAATGCTAAGCAGGCTGTACAAGGAAGTTTCTTAAGCAAAGTATTTGGTGGTGCAAACATTAATGTAGCTTATAAAGGAATTGGGTTAGATGCACAATTCACTTACGGGTTTGGTGGTAAAGTTTATGATGATTGGTCAAGCTATCTATTTAGCGATGGTCAATATACTGCAAATTACCCTGGATATGCAGATCAAATGGATTATTGGAGTATAGAAAATCCAAATGCAGCTAATCCTAAACCTATTTATGGAGGTAATAAAAGATCTAATCAAGCTTCGACAAGATTCTTGTATGACAGTGATTATATTAGACTAGGTAATGCTAAGCTTTCTTACACGTTTGACAGACCGTCTTTAAATGGTTCTGGTCTGAATTCTGTGCAAATTTATGTAATGGGAACAAACCTTTGGACTCATACATTCGATGATAGATTAAAGTTGGATCCGGAAATTAATTTGGAGGGAACTTCAAACTTGAATTTACCTATTATGAGAACGTACAGTATTGGTGTTAATATTGGGTTCTAA
- a CDS encoding RagB/SusD family nutrient uptake outer membrane protein encodes MKNIFKTTTLAVVTIFSLSSCNDALDIIQDGELPAELTFQTTADLDRYLNGAVYSNVDNSNEIFLSGQFTDELGMGPQNSELQLSAHQFYLDVTNSYASGIWIGNYGTINRVNRLLDGAKRITPTAAQQASYNDIVAQGRLIRAFSYFTLLSYFSTDVKSNSALGVMVFDNVPVVDEVRPRVVNSEVFSVIDADIAFAEANLTSNSNYYRITKNFLNAFKARYYLYRGMYPQAKAAAEAVLTGSGLTLTPATPVPTGLAFGNSAHASLNALATTNSYKKLWVDTAQGEIIFALNRPSTPVAGWGNIASLFSTNTSSSSGSTLYDMGRKTYNLLSAVNGDIRRFAFLDHTSTVSANYATIPDYRVKDVLIIDKYAGKTSQPLRNDLKVFRLSEMYFILAECAVEANDFTTAATRIKSVRDARNYLAAATLPVYTSKAQAYTDILLERRKELYLEGHRYLDLKRLGAIAGVAIDRDPTDDLKTIPVTIPIDDYRMKSLPIPRQETQGNPTIQQNPGY; translated from the coding sequence ATGAAAAATATTTTTAAAACAACAACTCTCGCAGTTGTAACTATATTTAGCTTATCATCATGTAACGATGCACTTGATATTATTCAGGACGGTGAGTTACCTGCTGAATTAACATTTCAGACAACTGCGGATTTGGATAGGTACCTTAATGGTGCGGTATATTCAAATGTAGATAACTCTAACGAGATTTTTTTATCCGGACAATTTACCGATGAATTAGGAATGGGTCCTCAAAATTCTGAACTGCAACTAAGTGCACATCAATTTTATTTAGATGTTACTAATAGTTACGCATCCGGTATTTGGATCGGTAACTATGGAACAATCAATAGAGTTAATAGATTGCTTGATGGTGCTAAAAGAATAACACCTACTGCTGCTCAACAAGCGAGTTACAACGATATTGTAGCCCAAGGTAGGCTTATTCGTGCATTTAGCTACTTTACTCTATTGTCATATTTTTCAACAGATGTGAAGAGTAATAGTGCGTTAGGAGTTATGGTCTTTGATAATGTTCCGGTAGTTGATGAGGTAAGACCGAGGGTAGTTAATTCCGAAGTGTTTTCTGTAATCGATGCAGACATTGCGTTTGCTGAAGCTAATCTTACCAGCAATAGTAATTACTATAGAATTACAAAAAATTTCCTTAATGCTTTTAAGGCGAGATACTACTTGTATAGAGGGATGTATCCGCAAGCTAAAGCTGCAGCTGAAGCCGTATTAACTGGGTCAGGATTGACTCTAACACCGGCAACACCAGTACCAACAGGATTAGCATTTGGAAATAGTGCCCATGCGAGTTTAAATGCTCTTGCCACTACAAATTCATATAAAAAATTATGGGTTGACACGGCTCAAGGAGAGATTATTTTTGCATTAAATAGACCTTCAACACCAGTAGCTGGATGGGGGAATATTGCTTCATTATTTAGTACCAATACTTCAAGTAGTTCGGGATCGACTCTTTATGATATGGGTCGAAAAACTTACAATTTGTTATCGGCAGTAAATGGAGATATTAGAAGATTTGCATTTTTAGATCATACATCTACAGTGTCTGCAAACTACGCCACAATTCCTGATTATAGAGTTAAAGATGTATTGATCATCGACAAGTACGCAGGTAAAACAAGTCAACCTCTCAGAAATGATCTTAAAGTTTTTAGATTATCAGAGATGTACTTTATCTTGGCAGAATGTGCAGTTGAAGCAAATGACTTTACTACAGCTGCTACCAGAATTAAATCAGTTAGAGATGCAAGAAACTATTTAGCAGCTGCTACTCTTCCTGTTTATACGTCTAAAGCTCAGGCATATACTGATATTCTGTTAGAGAGAAGAAAAGAGCTTTATCTTGAAGGTCATAGATATTTAGATTTAAAAAGATTAGGAGCTATAGCTGGTGTTGCTATTGATAGAGATCCAACTGATGATTTAAAAACAATCCCTGTTACCATTCCTATCGATGATTACCGTATGAAATCGTTGCCTATTCCTAGACAGGAGACTCAAGGTAATCCTACAATACAACAAAATCCTGGTTATTAA
- a CDS encoding SusC/RagA family TonB-linked outer membrane protein: MNVKLRVLSVGALFFLYGLSDAQTTKTDTADTKNIEEVVVLGYNRTSTKPKDVTANTTVTSEVLENRPNVSFLNSLQGSAPGVTIASNSGSPGSAKIDMVIRGISSISADTEPLVIIDGVPTGANQFRNLNSEDIESISILRDAAATSIYGNRGANGVLLVKTKGGKYNSRLKLNYSMMTGISVMPSNKFNIASAQDLLRIQKNNGVLLGSTLSDADIVNYPVNTNWEDVFFKEDIVQQHNISTTFGGENASVYSSIGYLEQGGLVPNTNFKRFTFRNNITGRSNDKRFSYSAIVGLAYSSRKQLNQETNSGVNANVVQNPLLGAFIALPYTAAGQYGSGRDLFNAIGTNSGAPGNFAYILEDNLRGDQSVFGRFNETSIFTSATTSYKISEDFTLNNRTGADVKIGNSMAGRHPNGYLSLVVAATNGTEYGGSETIGNTRELNFTTVSSVNFNKTFGNHTVGLGAYLEYNKIHYLSSFQTQNGLDPKTFAIGQGRGYIAPDLVKDIYIPTVGADKITAGALAYFMTVDYDYADKYGFIGTLRRDGNYRFAPGNKWGTFWSVGGRWNIDKENFMDGGFFDMLKLRASYGTQGNANVIGAGDDTNPMLLGAAIVRDLNVVGNGYSNTSGFFVGNIANPYLQWEELSQGNIGLDFKFLNNKLEGNVDVYRKDTDMLYYNIPSSAITSQYQYRGNYGSLRNEGIEAVLRYNFINKPNAKFTIFANASYNETTITKLLIPVTSGSLLLEEGGTLQEWNLVPYLGVNPNTGNEMYLDSNGNVSESALDKDRRKTGKNYFPKYQGGFGFNSEYHGFTLDALFSFHAKFWRSDNQLTWSLNPAYMRAGYNVSSDLLNAWTPDNRETDIPSLNAPISAITDRLLFDASYVRLKNVTLGYSVPRRFFSEKSVLKSVKVFVQGENIVTWSKWRGYDPEGLGTFPLGVYPNPRTFSLGANLEF; the protein is encoded by the coding sequence ATGAATGTGAAACTAAGGGTGTTAAGTGTTGGAGCTTTATTTTTTCTATATGGCTTGTCAGACGCACAAACGACTAAAACCGATACAGCGGATACCAAAAACATTGAAGAGGTAGTTGTACTAGGTTATAACAGAACTTCAACTAAACCAAAAGATGTCACAGCAAATACGACTGTTACTTCCGAGGTTTTAGAGAATCGGCCTAATGTCAGCTTCTTGAATTCCCTTCAAGGATCTGCTCCTGGAGTAACAATTGCTTCGAATTCGGGTTCTCCAGGCTCTGCGAAAATTGATATGGTTATTAGAGGTATATCTTCGATTTCTGCAGATACTGAACCATTAGTTATTATTGATGGTGTGCCAACTGGTGCCAATCAATTCAGAAACTTGAATTCAGAAGATATTGAATCTATTTCAATTCTAAGAGATGCGGCAGCTACTTCTATTTATGGTAACAGAGGTGCGAATGGAGTTTTATTAGTTAAAACAAAAGGAGGAAAATATAACTCCAGATTGAAGCTGAATTACTCTATGATGACTGGGATCAGTGTGATGCCAAGTAACAAGTTTAATATTGCAAGTGCTCAAGATCTACTTAGAATCCAAAAAAACAATGGTGTTTTATTGGGAAGTACCTTGTCAGACGCTGATATTGTTAATTATCCGGTTAATACAAATTGGGAAGATGTGTTCTTTAAGGAAGATATTGTACAGCAACATAATATTTCAACTACTTTTGGTGGTGAAAATGCATCGGTATATTCTTCAATAGGATATCTTGAGCAAGGGGGCTTGGTTCCTAATACCAATTTTAAGAGATTTACTTTTAGAAATAATATTACAGGAAGAAGTAATGATAAGAGATTTAGCTATTCTGCAATTGTTGGTTTAGCTTATTCAAGCAGAAAACAATTGAATCAGGAAACGAATAGTGGTGTAAATGCTAACGTTGTACAAAATCCATTATTAGGAGCATTCATAGCATTGCCATATACTGCGGCTGGTCAATATGGAAGTGGAAGAGATTTGTTTAATGCTATAGGTACTAACTCTGGTGCTCCGGGAAATTTCGCGTATATACTTGAAGATAATTTGAGAGGTGATCAGTCGGTTTTTGGCAGATTTAATGAAACTTCAATATTTACTAGCGCCACTACATCATACAAAATTTCTGAGGATTTTACATTAAATAATAGAACGGGTGCTGATGTTAAAATTGGTAATTCGATGGCAGGAAGGCATCCTAATGGGTATTTGTCACTTGTGGTAGCAGCAACTAATGGAACTGAGTATGGTGGAAGCGAAACAATTGGAAATACTAGAGAGTTAAACTTTACAACTGTATCTAGTGTAAATTTTAATAAGACTTTTGGTAATCATACAGTCGGTTTGGGAGCATACTTAGAATATAATAAAATACATTATCTTTCTAGTTTTCAGACACAGAATGGTTTAGATCCAAAAACATTTGCTATAGGTCAAGGGAGAGGATATATTGCGCCTGATTTAGTAAAAGATATTTATATACCAACTGTTGGAGCAGATAAAATTACTGCCGGTGCCTTGGCGTATTTTATGACAGTAGATTATGATTATGCAGATAAATATGGATTTATAGGTACCCTAAGAAGAGATGGGAACTATAGATTTGCTCCAGGTAACAAATGGGGGACTTTCTGGTCTGTAGGAGGTAGATGGAATATTGACAAAGAAAACTTTATGGATGGAGGCTTCTTTGATATGTTAAAGCTGAGGGCTTCTTATGGGACACAAGGTAATGCTAATGTAATTGGTGCAGGTGACGATACTAATCCAATGTTATTGGGCGCAGCAATTGTAAGAGATCTAAATGTTGTTGGAAATGGGTATTCAAATACCTCTGGATTCTTTGTTGGAAATATTGCAAACCCGTATTTACAATGGGAAGAATTGTCTCAAGGTAATATAGGTCTAGATTTTAAATTCCTAAATAATAAACTAGAAGGTAATGTTGATGTTTATCGTAAAGATACAGACATGCTTTATTATAATATTCCATCTTCTGCTATTACTAGTCAATATCAATACAGAGGTAACTATGGTAGTTTAAGAAATGAGGGAATTGAGGCTGTGTTAAGATATAATTTTATAAATAAGCCAAATGCTAAATTTACAATATTTGCTAATGCTTCTTATAACGAAACTACAATAACGAAACTTTTAATTCCTGTTACAAGCGGTTCATTATTGTTAGAAGAGGGCGGGACGCTTCAAGAGTGGAACTTAGTGCCATACTTGGGTGTTAATCCAAATACTGGTAACGAAATGTACTTAGATTCTAATGGAAATGTATCAGAATCTGCTCTTGATAAAGACAGAAGAAAAACAGGTAAAAATTATTTTCCTAAATATCAGGGTGGTTTTGGTTTCAATAGTGAATATCACGGGTTTACCTTAGATGCCCTTTTCTCTTTCCATGCTAAATTCTGGAGATCAGATAATCAGTTAACTTGGTCCCTTAACCCGGCATATATGAGAGCGGGATATAATGTGTCGTCGGATTTACTAAATGCTTGGACGCCGGATAACCGTGAAACTGATATTCCATCATTAAATGCACCTATTTCAGCTATTACAGACAGGCTTTTATTTGATGCATCTTATGTGAGATTGAAGAATGTTACTTTAGGATATAGCGTTCCAAGGAGATTTTTTAGTGAAAAATCAGTGCTAAAGTCAGTAAAGGTTTTCGTTCAGGGTGAAAATATAGTGACATGGAGCAAATGGAGAGGTTATGATCCAGAAGGATTAGGAACTTTCCCATTAGGTGTTTATCCAAACCCAAGAACTTTCTCTCTTGGTGCCAATTTAGAATTTTAA